The following proteins come from a genomic window of Chryseobacterium glaciei:
- a CDS encoding CynX/NimT family MFS transporter — protein MTKTEKRKNASYILLIINVLIVILVSSNLRSPIISVAPVLSDVREAFGLDNFQVSMLTSIPLFMFATCSVLVSRFSHKFSISRFLMYSLIILSFGLFLRITGSLWMLFLGSIFIGLGICIGNVVTPGYIKNNFPKQIGLMTGIFAVSMNLTAALASGFSVRIGEWTGFGWRGSLGIWLVIAVLGLIVLTLEILFNKKNAEQTKNALSVSDFNMFKSSQAWSISAFMGLQSLFYYCLMTWLPSLLTDFNMQAESTGWVLFVIQITMIPVAFCCPIIASKMKDQRILIVFICVLMFASTMMFVWLQSQWIYVNAVIIGISNGLSFSLSILFFSTRTKNSANAIKISGMAQSIGYLIAAFGPPVFGKLHDWDVSWKSSFYFLSVAVILMFYFGMKAAKNKSVED, from the coding sequence ATGACAAAGACTGAAAAAAGAAAAAATGCTTCATATATTTTATTGATCATTAATGTGTTGATAGTGATTTTAGTATCAAGCAACTTACGATCACCTATCATTTCTGTGGCTCCAGTGTTGAGCGATGTACGGGAAGCTTTTGGGTTGGATAATTTCCAAGTGAGTATGCTGACCTCTATTCCACTATTTATGTTTGCGACTTGTTCGGTTTTGGTGAGCCGATTTTCACATAAATTCAGTATCAGTCGGTTTTTAATGTATTCATTAATTATTTTGAGCTTTGGTTTGTTTTTAAGAATTACAGGTTCTCTATGGATGCTGTTTTTAGGATCAATATTTATAGGCTTAGGAATTTGTATAGGAAATGTAGTAACTCCGGGATATATTAAGAATAATTTTCCGAAGCAGATCGGTTTGATGACTGGAATTTTTGCAGTATCAATGAATCTTACGGCTGCCTTGGCTTCAGGTTTCAGTGTTAGAATCGGGGAATGGACAGGTTTTGGATGGCGCGGTTCACTCGGAATTTGGTTGGTGATTGCGGTGTTGGGACTTATAGTTTTAACTCTTGAAATTTTATTCAATAAAAAGAATGCAGAACAAACGAAAAACGCTTTAAGTGTTTCAGATTTTAATATGTTTAAATCTTCCCAAGCCTGGAGCATCAGTGCTTTTATGGGATTACAATCTTTATTTTATTATTGTCTGATGACATGGCTTCCATCGTTGCTGACCGATTTTAATATGCAGGCAGAAAGTACGGGCTGGGTTCTTTTTGTTATCCAGATCACCATGATTCCGGTTGCTTTTTGTTGTCCCATTATTGCAAGTAAAATGAAAGATCAGAGAATATTAATCGTTTTTATTTGTGTTTTAATGTTTGCTAGTACGATGATGTTTGTCTGGCTGCAATCTCAATGGATTTATGTAAATGCTGTCATTATTGGGATTTCGAACGGATTGTCTTTTAGTTTATCTATTTTATTCTTTTCAACAAGAACAAAAAACAGCGCGAATGCGATCAAAATTTCAGGAATGGCTCAATCTATAGGATATCTGATTGCCGCATTTGGTCCGCCAGTTTTCGGAAAATTACATGATTGGGATGTTTCTTGGAAAAGTTCTTTTTACTTTTTAAGTGTTGCGGTGATTCTGATGTTCTATTTTGGAATGAAGGCTGCGAAAAATAAAAGTGTTGAGGATTAA
- a CDS encoding mannan-binding lectin, which yields MSNFKINIIAGPLWSNDEAQKLGGRIAAAHLGKFTGQWSTIVEGEMSVIEVELNTQPTGDSEYTLDVLAGPIWSIEDAKEVCPAICASYGGTWNGQWTTVVEGKMSVCGCVFKF from the coding sequence ATGTCAAATTTCAAAATTAACATCATTGCCGGACCACTTTGGAGCAATGACGAAGCACAAAAATTAGGAGGTCGTATCGCAGCGGCACATTTAGGAAAGTTTACCGGACAATGGAGCACCATTGTTGAGGGAGAAATGAGTGTTATCGAAGTTGAGCTGAATACTCAGCCAACGGGAGATAGCGAGTATACATTAGACGTTCTTGCTGGTCCTATCTGGAGTATCGAGGATGCTAAAGAAGTTTGTCCTGCAATATGTGCGTCTTACGGAGGTACGTGGAACGGACAATGGACTACAGTCGTAGAAGGCAAAATGAGCGTTTGCGGTTGCGTGTTCAAATTCTAG
- a CDS encoding LytTR family transcriptional regulator: MKAIRYILLIFSAIIIKAQSLNGYLENQKFEEFPKNIVTIKRNILNEKSSLELAKYDYVLGKNFEYLNQEDSALYYYMKSRDLFGKLNYKNQYHDLSLEIHKVISSQVNYDKYGYTFFNDYYNYASKTRSNERLALAYNQKAIEKFYEFDFDKRKNVEVINAAVKVLDTAYSYSKNSTDLETRVKILNNFGLFNYTKDNFQTAEKFFIQGIDLATKYKIKYELFILYYNYGNSFFIQKKYNEAVYWFLKAEAVPIQQYELKSKRLLYQKFKESYDHLNDHSNRKKYDSLYTHLNKKINDTEQNIAIHQINTQYQVVEKDKQISSLKKIAMSYQENKILYFVLIGLVFLIAMYSFIRWKRVDHTKKKLDLEKESLQIEHTQTIQELEKVKQLVIEDHIVLKNRTKIYLKELLYIKAEDHYLQLYTSKKKEFVRGKISEIIKELPPNFTQVHRSFIINKNSIISNNGASVFLEGKIEIPLSRNFKKNIE, translated from the coding sequence ATGAAAGCAATAAGATATATACTTCTTATATTTTCTGCAATCATCATTAAAGCTCAGAGTCTGAACGGTTATCTCGAGAATCAGAAATTTGAAGAGTTCCCCAAAAATATAGTCACAATAAAAAGGAATATTCTCAACGAAAAATCCTCACTAGAGTTGGCAAAATACGACTATGTTTTGGGCAAAAATTTTGAATATCTCAATCAGGAAGACTCTGCGCTTTACTATTATATGAAAAGCAGGGATCTATTTGGAAAATTAAATTATAAAAATCAGTATCACGATTTGTCGCTGGAGATTCATAAAGTGATTTCCTCACAGGTAAACTATGACAAATATGGATATACTTTTTTTAATGATTACTATAATTATGCTTCCAAAACAAGATCAAATGAAAGATTAGCATTAGCCTACAATCAAAAAGCAATTGAAAAATTTTATGAATTTGATTTTGATAAAAGAAAAAATGTTGAAGTTATTAACGCTGCCGTTAAAGTTTTAGATACTGCATATTCTTACAGCAAAAATTCTACTGATCTTGAAACGAGAGTTAAAATTTTAAATAATTTCGGACTTTTTAATTATACAAAAGATAATTTTCAAACAGCAGAAAAGTTTTTTATTCAGGGAATTGACCTAGCTACAAAATATAAAATAAAATATGAATTATTCATTCTTTATTACAATTATGGAAATTCATTTTTCATTCAAAAAAAATATAATGAAGCTGTTTATTGGTTTTTGAAAGCTGAAGCAGTTCCCATTCAACAATACGAATTGAAATCTAAAAGACTTCTATACCAGAAGTTTAAGGAAAGTTATGACCATCTGAACGACCATTCAAACAGAAAAAAATATGATTCTCTTTACACTCATTTGAACAAAAAAATAAATGATACAGAACAAAATATTGCCATTCATCAAATAAATACCCAATATCAGGTAGTTGAAAAGGATAAACAAATCTCCTCCCTAAAAAAAATAGCAATGAGTTACCAGGAAAATAAAATACTGTATTTTGTTTTGATAGGATTAGTTTTTCTTATCGCTATGTATTCCTTCATTCGATGGAAGAGGGTAGACCATACAAAGAAAAAACTGGATCTGGAAAAAGAATCTCTGCAAATTGAGCATACACAGACTATTCAGGAGCTGGAAAAAGTAAAACAATTGGTCATAGAAGATCATATTGTGTTGAAAAACAGAACAAAAATCTACTTAAAGGAACTTTTGTATATCAAAGCTGAAGATCATTATTTACAGCTTTATACATCGAAGAAGAAAGAATTTGTAAGAGGTAAAATTTCTGAAATCATTAAAGAATTACCACCCAATTTCACGCAGGTTCACAGATCTTTTATTATTAACAAAAATTCGATCATTTCCAATAACGGAGCCTCCGTTTTTCTGGAAGGGAAAATAGAAATACCGTTGTCTAGAAATTTTAAAAAGAATATTGAGTAA
- a CDS encoding alpha/beta hydrolase, translated as MKKLIIILCTTISFAEISAQKITHKEVFSPAMNKNIKAIIITPDLKPATNYKTVYILHGYSGNPDRTVKEDLPGLSKKAQEYNTIYILPDGNYNSWYVDSPVLKDSQYQTFIGKELVDFIDKNYPTKKEKQSRGILGWSMGGYGAVNIGVTYHNTFGVVGSSCGALDFTSFGEGYKHYQVDKVLGSLESLDPKYLTDNKVELMKTAQQNYIFDCGTDDQQMIMQNRKFHEKLTDQKIQHLYIESIGDHNANYWSQSLSNQLSLFNRYFDNK; from the coding sequence ATGAAAAAGTTAATAATCATTTTATGCACAACAATTAGTTTTGCTGAAATATCTGCTCAAAAAATTACTCATAAAGAGGTTTTTAGTCCCGCAATGAATAAAAATATTAAGGCAATCATCATCACTCCCGATCTAAAACCGGCTACAAATTATAAAACGGTATATATCCTTCACGGTTATAGTGGAAATCCCGACAGAACTGTGAAAGAAGACCTTCCGGGTTTAAGCAAAAAAGCACAGGAATACAATACGATCTATATTTTGCCTGATGGAAATTATAATAGCTGGTATGTAGACAGTCCGGTTCTTAAAGACTCTCAATATCAAACTTTTATTGGTAAAGAATTGGTAGATTTTATCGACAAGAATTATCCTACCAAAAAAGAAAAACAATCCCGAGGAATCCTGGGATGGAGTATGGGTGGCTATGGCGCTGTGAATATCGGAGTAACTTATCATAATACTTTCGGAGTTGTAGGAAGTTCTTGCGGCGCATTAGATTTTACATCTTTTGGGGAAGGATATAAACATTATCAGGTTGATAAAGTATTAGGTTCTTTAGAATCATTAGATCCAAAATATTTAACAGATAATAAAGTAGAGCTTATGAAAACCGCACAACAAAACTATATTTTTGATTGCGGAACCGACGATCAACAAATGATCATGCAAAACAGAAAATTTCATGAAAAATTAACTGATCAAAAAATCCAACATCTTTATATAGAATCTATTGGTGACCATAATGCCAATTATTGGAGTCAATCTTTATCTAATCAACTTTCTTTATTTAATAGATATTTTGATAATAAATAG
- a CDS encoding MFS transporter has protein sequence MKNTKVVTQNMGYSTQQEQKSQLVKVLTPIVISVFAVYLTIGIALGVLPAFIKNDLKLGSLAIGAVIGLQSLATLLTRAYAGKITDTLGAKISNHRGVIMVLLTGILYILGSYFVNIPLLAIGLILISRIIHGISESMLVTGSLTWGIGLLGPQNSGKVMTWNGIAMYAGIAIGAPLSIWLGSRFGIMVPFILIIILSLISWLSTAKLPTLAVDASHIRTPFYKVIGKVSDQGLALAFSSMGFACIASFIALLFAERNWGDASLGFICFGGFYVLTRLFFSSFPDKYGGYKVALVSFVIEIIGQLCIGFSTSGWMAIVGCALTGIGFSLVFPALGVLAIKKVTPQMRGTALGAYAAFFDLSLGLAGPIAGIIAGWFSYQSIYIFGAVSCLLAFLVLLIKQKNYKSN, from the coding sequence ATGAAAAATACAAAAGTAGTCACTCAAAATATGGGCTACAGTACTCAACAAGAACAAAAATCACAATTGGTAAAAGTGCTTACTCCGATTGTAATTTCCGTATTTGCGGTTTATCTTACTATTGGTATTGCTTTGGGAGTTTTGCCTGCATTTATAAAAAATGATTTAAAACTAGGAAGCCTTGCCATAGGAGCTGTGATCGGACTTCAATCTTTAGCTACTTTACTCACGCGTGCCTACGCCGGAAAAATTACAGATACTTTGGGTGCAAAAATCAGTAATCATAGGGGTGTGATCATGGTTTTGCTTACCGGAATATTATATATTTTAGGAAGTTATTTCGTTAATATTCCTCTTTTAGCGATCGGATTAATTCTAATTTCCAGAATCATTCACGGAATATCTGAAAGTATGCTGGTCACAGGCTCGTTAACGTGGGGAATTGGTTTGCTTGGTCCTCAAAATTCCGGAAAAGTAATGACTTGGAACGGGATCGCAATGTATGCAGGAATTGCCATAGGTGCTCCTTTAAGTATATGGCTGGGCAGTAGATTTGGAATTATGGTTCCTTTTATTTTAATCATCATATTATCTTTGATAAGTTGGTTGTCAACAGCTAAACTTCCTACACTTGCTGTGGATGCTTCTCATATCAGAACACCTTTTTATAAAGTAATCGGAAAGGTATCAGATCAAGGATTAGCGCTTGCTTTTTCGTCTATGGGATTTGCGTGTATAGCGTCTTTTATTGCTTTATTATTTGCAGAAAGAAATTGGGGCGATGCTTCTTTAGGATTTATTTGCTTTGGCGGATTTTACGTTCTTACCCGTTTATTTTTCTCTTCCTTTCCGGATAAATATGGAGGTTATAAAGTGGCTTTAGTTTCCTTTGTAATCGAGATTATCGGACAACTTTGTATTGGATTTTCTACTTCAGGCTGGATGGCAATAGTTGGTTGTGCACTTACCGGAATTGGATTTTCTTTAGTATTTCCTGCGTTGGGAGTGTTGGCAATCAAAAAAGTTACGCCACAGATGAGAGGTACAGCTTTGGGAGCGTATGCTGCTTTTTTCGATCTTTCATTGGGATTAGCCGGACCGATTGCAGGGATCATTGCAGGATGGTTTAGTTATCAATCCATTTATATATTTGGTGCAGTAAGCTGTTTATTGGCTTTCTTAGTACTGCTGATTAAGCAAAAGAATTATAAATCTAATTAA
- a CDS encoding helix-turn-helix domain-containing protein: protein MARTEIALHKDELTTIGIEISPIDGLCDMWQTPHRDDHFMFIIQKKGNFLWELDFREVVLSGPSICYIATGQVHRYLEYKNCEGWFVFVETALIPKVYLEVFNACQNSHQIASIVENHDIFSFIPVFKSILEDQGKPFQNMVISSLTDSLMGIIVKELIQVQNSEGLIGGIKYKTVLQFKQLIQTHYKEFKQVKEYASLLNITPLYLNEIVKEITGFSASHWIHQEIIIEAQRLLYYTDLDIKQIAFQLGYEDHTYFSRFFKKNAGLTASKFREQKPLFVQS, encoded by the coding sequence ATGGCAAGAACCGAGATAGCACTTCATAAAGACGAACTCACAACAATCGGAATAGAGATAAGTCCCATTGACGGACTTTGCGATATGTGGCAGACTCCGCATCGGGATGATCATTTTATGTTTATTATCCAGAAAAAAGGGAATTTTCTTTGGGAGCTGGATTTTCGTGAAGTTGTATTGTCCGGACCTTCGATTTGTTATATTGCAACAGGTCAGGTTCACCGTTATTTAGAGTATAAAAATTGTGAAGGTTGGTTTGTTTTTGTCGAAACAGCATTGATTCCCAAGGTTTATCTTGAAGTTTTTAATGCCTGTCAAAATTCTCATCAGATTGCTTCGATAGTAGAAAATCACGATATTTTTTCGTTTATTCCTGTTTTTAAATCTATACTTGAGGATCAAGGCAAGCCGTTTCAAAATATGGTAATAAGTTCATTAACAGACAGTTTAATGGGGATTATCGTGAAAGAATTAATACAGGTGCAGAATTCTGAAGGTTTGATCGGTGGAATAAAGTATAAAACTGTGCTTCAATTCAAACAATTGATACAAACACATTATAAAGAATTCAAACAGGTAAAAGAATATGCTTCTTTGCTAAATATCACCCCATTATATTTAAACGAAATTGTAAAAGAGATCACCGGATTTTCCGCCAGTCATTGGATTCATCAGGAAATAATCATTGAAGCTCAACGTCTTTTATATTATACTGATCTGGATATTAAGCAAATTGCGTTTCAGCTCGGATATGAAGATCATACTTATTTTTCAAGGTTTTTTAAGAAGAATGCGGGATTGACTGCTTCTAAATTTCGTGAACAAAAACCATTGTTTGTCCAATCATAA
- a CDS encoding Lrp/AsnC family transcriptional regulator — MATENYSVDEKDLSILRLLQKDAKLSIRDISARINLSPTPTHERIKRMEKLEIIKEYTAIVDRKKVNKGMMVVCMIALNAHNKSVATKFIEQVSKLKEVVEFYNISGEFDFMLKILAPNMDEFHEFFVNQLSEIEGIGQTKSIFVMNSIKESSQIL, encoded by the coding sequence ATGGCAACCGAAAATTATTCAGTCGACGAAAAAGACCTTTCTATACTACGTTTATTGCAGAAGGATGCGAAATTAAGCATCAGAGATATTTCGGCAAGAATTAACCTGAGTCCTACTCCAACGCATGAACGCATCAAACGTATGGAAAAGTTGGAAATCATTAAAGAATACACCGCAATTGTTGACCGTAAGAAAGTGAATAAAGGCATGATGGTCGTTTGCATGATTGCTCTAAATGCCCATAACAAAAGTGTTGCAACGAAATTCATAGAACAGGTAAGCAAACTTAAAGAAGTCGTTGAATTCTATAACATCAGTGGTGAGTTTGATTTTATGTTGAAAATTTTAGCACCAAATATGGATGAATTTCATGAATTTTTTGTGAATCAGCTTTCAGAGATTGAGGGAATCGGGCAAACCAAAAGTATTTTTGTAATGAACAGTATCAAAGAAAGTTCTCAAATACTTTAA
- a CDS encoding MFS transporter, which yields MPTRKNLILILASIGTFVEALDIAIINLTIPSIQEQFGIGADTVQWLQTLYVLFFGGFLIIGGKLSDQIGRKKIFLIGGLIFMLTSLGAGLSTNFQVLAIFRALQGLGAAFIMPSALSIVTNTFRENQERNRALGVFSSFAAIGSGSGLSIGGIISTYMSWHWVFLINVPILLVTLVLSYQYLPKDEKNTNVQKTDAISGILLVLGLLTLTYGTHELFHIKEQPIQVIGSLAISFAILGVVFYRLKTVAQPLIDLQLFKHRSLVISNITFFALGAFFISFLFLISLMLQKDMNHSAASAGLMLVPFSLMSALISKFVLPHISKKMNPSQMGVFGWSFMLIGALSLFISVYIGHPLTSVLIGAACISGVGMTFCFTSLSILGIQDVQSSDYGVASSLTSTSYFLGAGIGLSFMSLMSQIFPSKWAVGNLSLGILTAYAVCAIGILTYLVVKEVKTKRAEMAIS from the coding sequence ATGCCAACAAGAAAAAACCTGATATTAATTTTAGCTTCGATAGGAACTTTTGTGGAAGCCCTTGATATCGCTATCATTAACCTTACAATCCCTTCCATTCAGGAGCAATTCGGTATTGGAGCGGATACTGTTCAGTGGTTACAAACTTTATATGTTCTGTTTTTTGGCGGATTTTTAATTATTGGCGGGAAATTATCCGATCAAATCGGACGAAAAAAGATATTTCTTATTGGCGGATTGATTTTCATGTTAACGTCTTTAGGTGCTGGGCTTTCAACCAATTTCCAGGTTTTAGCCATATTCCGTGCTTTGCAAGGATTGGGAGCTGCATTTATCATGCCTTCAGCCTTGTCAATTGTCACGAACACGTTCAGAGAAAATCAGGAAAGAAACCGTGCTTTAGGCGTTTTCAGTTCATTTGCCGCGATCGGATCGGGTAGTGGATTGTCCATTGGAGGTATCATCAGCACTTATATGAGCTGGCATTGGGTTTTCCTTATTAATGTTCCGATTCTTTTGGTGACTCTTGTTCTTTCGTATCAATATCTACCTAAGGATGAGAAGAATACAAACGTTCAAAAAACAGATGCCATATCTGGGATTCTCCTTGTTTTGGGACTGTTAACGTTAACTTACGGAACCCACGAATTATTTCATATCAAAGAACAGCCGATTCAGGTTATTGGTTCTTTAGCGATTTCATTTGCTATTTTGGGAGTTGTATTTTATCGTTTAAAAACGGTTGCACAGCCTTTAATTGATCTGCAATTATTCAAACACAGATCTTTAGTGATTTCGAATATTACGTTTTTTGCTTTGGGAGCTTTTTTTATTTCATTTTTATTCTTGATCTCTCTGATGCTGCAGAAAGATATGAATCACAGCGCTGCTTCAGCGGGATTAATGTTGGTTCCGTTTAGTTTGATGTCTGCTTTGATTTCTAAATTTGTTCTGCCTCATATTTCAAAAAAAATGAATCCTTCTCAAATGGGAGTTTTTGGATGGAGTTTTATGTTGATAGGAGCCTTATCTTTATTTATATCCGTTTATATTGGTCATCCGTTAACAAGTGTTTTAATCGGCGCAGCGTGTATTTCAGGAGTTGGAATGACGTTTTGCTTTACAAGTTTATCAATTTTAGGCATCCAAGATGTACAATCTTCAGATTATGGAGTGGCTTCCAGTTTAACAAGCACGAGTTATTTTCTGGGCGCAGGAATAGGTTTATCATTTATGAGTTTAATGAGCCAAATCTTCCCATCAAAATGGGCGGTTGGGAATTTAAGCTTGGGAATTTTAACAGCTTATGCGGTTTGCGCAATCGGAATATTGACTTATTTAGTCGTAAAAGAAGTGAAAACTAAGAGAGCAGAAATGGCGATATCTTAA
- a CDS encoding TIGR00730 family Rossman fold protein gives MIKRLTVFCGSSFGTDKIYEEQAYELGKQLATQKIGLVYGGAITGLMGTVANGVMENNGEAIGILPHFLQGKEIAHKHLTKLILVETMHERKTKMNELSDGVIVLPGGYGTLEEFFEMITWAQLGLHQKPIAILNINGFYTELLNMIQTMVDKGFLKEINQKMLIVDENIESLLNKIKNYEAPKVDKWISKDKV, from the coding sequence ATGATAAAACGACTCACCGTATTCTGCGGATCAAGTTTTGGAACAGATAAAATTTATGAAGAGCAGGCTTATGAATTGGGAAAACAATTAGCTACCCAAAAAATCGGATTGGTTTATGGCGGTGCCATCACAGGTTTGATGGGAACCGTAGCTAATGGAGTGATGGAAAATAACGGAGAAGCCATTGGTATTTTGCCTCATTTTTTACAAGGAAAAGAAATCGCTCACAAACATCTTACCAAACTGATATTAGTAGAAACAATGCACGAACGAAAAACCAAAATGAATGAACTTTCAGATGGCGTTATCGTTTTGCCTGGAGGTTACGGAACGTTGGAAGAGTTTTTTGAAATGATAACTTGGGCTCAATTGGGATTGCATCAGAAACCCATCGCGATTTTAAATATCAATGGATTTTATACTGAATTATTAAATATGATTCAGACCATGGTTGACAAAGGTTTTCTGAAAGAAATTAACCAAAAAATGCTGATCGTAGATGAAAATATAGAATCTCTTTTAAATAAAATAAAAAACTACGAAGCTCCAAAAGTTGATAAATGGATCTCGAAAGATAAAGTCTAA
- a CDS encoding Crp/Fnr family transcriptional regulator, with protein sequence MKEFLEHINLYHPISQETITDLSKICTEEIYHKNELILESGMMAQYYYFLQKGLIGYYTNNENGDSVYKIFFEENSFVASTSAIIKNEPSDFNIIALEDCKVIKYSAKEYRKLLNKHHDLALFHMHYLEKNWVVKKEPLEISLKYETAKQRYLSLLKNKSLYNRLKQHHIASYLGVTPTQLSRIRKELK encoded by the coding sequence TTGAAAGAATTCTTAGAACATATTAACCTTTATCATCCAATATCACAGGAAACAATTACAGATTTATCAAAGATTTGCACTGAAGAGATCTATCATAAAAACGAATTGATCTTGGAATCGGGAATGATGGCTCAATACTATTATTTCTTACAAAAAGGATTGATAGGATATTACACAAACAATGAAAACGGAGATTCTGTTTATAAGATATTTTTTGAGGAAAATAGCTTTGTTGCCTCCACTTCCGCGATCATAAAAAATGAACCTAGTGATTTTAATATCATTGCATTAGAAGACTGTAAGGTTATAAAATATTCAGCAAAAGAGTATAGAAAATTATTAAATAAACATCACGATCTTGCATTATTCCATATGCATTATCTTGAGAAAAACTGGGTCGTAAAAAAAGAACCGCTGGAAATATCTTTAAAATACGAAACCGCAAAGCAGCGTTATTTGTCTTTATTGAAGAATAAATCTTTGTACAATCGGCTGAAACAGCATCATATTGCTTCTTATCTGGGAGTTACACCCACTCAACTGAGCAGAATAAGAAAAGAATTAAAATAA
- a CDS encoding caspase family protein produces MKKYSLHIGLNETSLISNSSLNSPEASTRFYKKIAEENDFEAIELLGKNATSINLLNTLRAISKKITPEDIFFVTYCGHGFTIKDISGEENVGYDQIAVLYDRYFIDDELKNCWSWFPENSKVVLVTDCCYGGTLNKKSVTTTYSISKSFSLYLEDVSPYLNSFQLHFKEFKEANILMNHISSSQDRNVAKDSQAKDQLSPFTEAFEKVYNEGNFIGTFNAFFEAVKNEVEKTLPYNLPFIDRDIQNFLDEEFFLTKTLVLSQS; encoded by the coding sequence ATGAAAAAATATTCGTTACACATAGGTTTAAATGAAACCTCGCTCATTAGTAATAGCAGCCTCAATTCTCCTGAAGCCAGTACAAGATTTTACAAAAAAATAGCAGAAGAAAATGATTTCGAAGCAATTGAATTGTTGGGAAAAAATGCCACAAGCATCAATTTATTAAATACTCTTAGAGCTATTTCAAAGAAAATAACTCCGGAAGATATTTTTTTCGTAACCTATTGCGGACATGGTTTTACTATTAAAGATATTTCGGGAGAAGAAAATGTCGGTTATGATCAGATCGCAGTTTTATATGATAGGTATTTCATAGATGATGAACTCAAAAACTGCTGGTCGTGGTTTCCAGAAAATTCTAAAGTCGTACTTGTAACCGACTGTTGTTATGGTGGAACTTTAAATAAAAAATCTGTCACCACAACCTACAGCATCAGCAAAAGTTTTAGTCTTTATTTAGAAGATGTATCTCCTTACCTCAATAGCTTTCAATTGCATTTTAAAGAATTTAAGGAAGCAAATATATTGATGAATCATATTTCGTCTTCTCAAGATCGGAATGTAGCGAAAGACAGTCAGGCTAAAGATCAGTTAAGCCCTTTTACAGAAGCATTTGAAAAGGTGTATAATGAAGGTAATTTTATCGGAACTTTCAATGCTTTTTTTGAAGCCGTTAAAAATGAAGTTGAAAAAACACTTCCCTATAACCTGCCATTTATAGACAGAGATATTCAAAATTTTTTAGATGAAGAATTTTTTCTAACAAAAACCCTTGTTTTAAGCCAGAGCTAA
- a CDS encoding YEATS-associated helix-containing protein, whose protein sequence is MLTLLNFLSGPTINLIYIMLICGIVGGVGNTLRGTTCSGVVLSKNICLGIIASIAVPLFLSLVSSDIISSLYIVKKGTDGHSVNYLIFSGFCIIASYASLDFLNNISGRVMQNLKEDNKQVKSEIEQLSKTVETIAVSTESNPQINASELEKFKTPHYTEIMNSIKNKENKFRPIDLIKTEVNQDNTEIDKKIEILKNNNLVKEIELRKGEKAVALTEDAEKIME, encoded by the coding sequence ATGTTAACTTTACTAAACTTTTTAAGCGGGCCGACAATTAATTTAATTTATATCATGCTCATTTGCGGAATTGTTGGCGGAGTAGGAAACACATTGAGAGGTACAACCTGTAGCGGAGTCGTCTTATCAAAAAATATCTGTCTAGGAATTATTGCTTCTATCGCCGTACCTCTTTTTCTTAGTTTAGTCTCAAGCGATATTATAAGTAGTTTATACATTGTAAAAAAGGGAACAGACGGGCATTCTGTCAATTATTTAATCTTTTCCGGATTTTGCATTATTGCTTCTTATGCGTCTTTGGACTTTTTAAATAATATTTCAGGGAGAGTAATGCAAAATTTAAAGGAAGATAATAAACAAGTTAAATCTGAAATTGAACAGCTAAGCAAAACTGTAGAAACAATCGCCGTAAGTACAGAGAGTAATCCTCAAATTAATGCTAGCGAGTTGGAAAAATTCAAAACACCGCATTATACAGAAATCATGAACTCTATCAAAAACAAAGAGAACAAATTCCGACCTATTGACCTCATCAAAACAGAAGTAAATCAAGACAATACCGAAATCGACAAAAAAATCGAAATCCTAAAAAACAACAATCTTGTAAAAGAAATCGAGCTTCGAAAAGGTGAAAAAGCAGTGGCTTTAACTGAAGATGCCGAAAAAATTATGGAATAA